A single region of the Corynebacterium halotolerans YIM 70093 = DSM 44683 genome encodes:
- a CDS encoding sensor histidine kinase: MRTDTGLTTRFLAAQVLVVAISLLVAAAVATMVGPTLFHDHMLMTGRDDPSLELFHAEQAYRDANLITLTVAVPTALICAVIASLWLSRRLRTPLQSLTRAATTVAGGNYRVRVPAGDAGPEVTTLARAFNIMADRLEHTEDLRRQMLSDLAHEMSTPVSVLAVYLDGLQDGVVDWNLATHTVMADQLTRLTRLIEDIDDVSRAQENRIDLALAEEDLGELLHAAAAAAAEAYADKGVGLQVEAATATARIIVDRQRFGQVMGNLLTNALRHTPPGGQVRISAAQQGSDTVLIDVADTGDGMTTEQLSHIFERFYRGDTARNRDTGGAGIGLTISRALVEAHGGTLTATSPGPGAGSVFTLRLPLAPTEPT, encoded by the coding sequence ATGAGAACCGACACCGGCCTGACCACCCGCTTCCTGGCTGCCCAGGTGTTGGTCGTGGCCATTAGCCTGCTCGTGGCGGCCGCCGTGGCCACGATGGTGGGCCCGACGCTGTTCCACGACCACATGTTAATGACCGGCCGGGACGACCCCTCGCTGGAGCTGTTCCACGCCGAGCAGGCCTACCGGGACGCCAACCTCATCACCCTGACCGTTGCCGTGCCGACGGCCTTGATCTGCGCGGTGATCGCCAGCCTGTGGCTGTCTCGCCGGCTGCGCACCCCCCTGCAGAGCCTGACGCGCGCGGCCACCACCGTCGCCGGCGGCAACTACCGGGTGCGCGTCCCCGCGGGGGACGCCGGTCCGGAGGTGACCACCCTGGCACGCGCCTTCAACATCATGGCCGACCGGCTGGAACACACCGAGGATCTGCGCCGCCAGATGCTCTCGGACCTGGCCCATGAGATGAGCACCCCGGTCTCCGTGCTCGCCGTCTACCTCGACGGACTCCAGGACGGTGTCGTCGACTGGAACCTCGCCACCCACACGGTCATGGCCGACCAACTGACCCGCCTGACCCGCCTGATCGAGGACATCGACGATGTCTCCCGAGCCCAGGAAAACCGCATCGACCTGGCCCTGGCCGAAGAAGACCTCGGCGAACTGCTCCACGCCGCAGCCGCCGCCGCGGCGGAAGCCTACGCCGACAAAGGGGTCGGTCTGCAGGTCGAGGCCGCCACCGCCACCGCCCGGATCATCGTCGACCGGCAACGCTTCGGCCAGGTCATGGGCAACCTGCTGACCAATGCCCTGCGCCACACCCCACCCGGGGGACAGGTCCGCATCAGCGCGGCCCAACAGGGCTCCGACACCGTCCTCATCGACGTCGCCGACACCGGCGACGGCATGACGACCGAGCAGCTGAGCCACATCTTCGAACGCTTCTACCGAGGGGATACCGCCCGTAACCGCGACACCGGCGGCGCCGGCATAGGACTGACCATCTCGCGTGCGCTGGTCGAGGCCCACGGCGGAACCTTGACCGCCACCTCACCCGGGCCCGGGGCGGGGTCCGTGTTCACCCTCCGCCTTCCCTTGGCCCCCACGGAGCCCACCTGA
- a CDS encoding heavy-metal-associated domain-containing protein, which translates to MTTPTPRLLPLASDGCGCCAPSTPSATASAPEATTVDATPDPLVTYPVTGLTCGHCTGSVTAAVSALPQVTDVHVELVAGGVSTLTVTGAVPPETVRQAVGDAGYTIIDS; encoded by the coding sequence ATGACCACCCCGACTCCCCGCTTGCTACCACTGGCCTCCGACGGCTGTGGGTGCTGCGCGCCCTCTACACCGTCTGCGACCGCCTCCGCCCCGGAGGCGACCACCGTCGACGCCACACCTGACCCACTGGTCACTTACCCCGTGACGGGCCTGACCTGCGGGCACTGCACAGGCAGCGTCACCGCAGCAGTCAGTGCCCTGCCGCAGGTCACCGATGTCCACGTTGAGCTGGTGGCCGGCGGTGTCTCCACCCTCACCGTCACCGGTGCCGTGCCCCCGGAGACGGTGCGCCAGGCCGTCGGGGACGCCGGTTACACGATCATTGATTCCTGA
- a CDS encoding response regulator transcription factor, whose product MTDRTPTIDTPRGRVLVVDDEQPLAQMVATYLARAGFDTAQAHTGLQAVDDARRWKPDVIVLDLGLPGLDGLEVCRRIRAFSDCYILMLTARGSEDDKITGLTIGADDYITKPFGIRELVTRVRAVLRRPRLTPSAHPATPLAVGELVVNPTAHEVRIKGVLVDLTRTEFELLLALALRPGQALTRQELVTEVWDTTWVGDERIVDVHIGNLRRKLGTDSHGQGFIDTVRGVGYRMGRA is encoded by the coding sequence ATGACTGACCGCACACCGACCATCGACACGCCCCGGGGGCGGGTGCTGGTCGTCGACGATGAACAACCCCTGGCGCAGATGGTGGCCACCTACCTCGCCCGGGCCGGATTCGACACCGCCCAAGCCCACACCGGACTGCAGGCCGTCGATGACGCCCGCCGGTGGAAGCCCGACGTCATCGTGCTGGATCTGGGGCTGCCGGGCCTCGACGGGCTGGAGGTCTGTCGGCGGATCCGTGCGTTTTCCGACTGCTACATCCTCATGCTCACCGCCCGTGGCAGCGAGGACGACAAGATCACCGGGTTGACCATCGGGGCCGATGACTACATCACCAAACCGTTTGGCATCCGAGAGCTGGTCACCCGGGTCAGAGCGGTGCTGCGCCGCCCCCGCCTGACCCCAAGTGCTCACCCCGCCACCCCGCTGGCGGTCGGAGAGCTAGTCGTCAACCCGACCGCCCACGAGGTCCGGATCAAGGGCGTTCTCGTGGACCTAACGCGCACCGAGTTCGAGCTGTTGCTTGCCCTGGCCCTTCGCCCAGGACAGGCCCTGACCCGCCAGGAGCTGGTCACCGAGGTGTGGGACACCACCTGGGTCGGGGATGAACGCATCGTCGATGTCCACATCGGCAACCTGCGCCGCAAACTCGGCACCGATTCCCACGGTCAGGGGTTTATCGACACCGTCCGCGGGGTCGGCTACCGGATGGGGCGGGCATGA